Below is a window of Sporosarcina ureae DNA.
TTAGTAGCATCATTCATCTGCTACAATATGTACTATAGAAAAGGAGACTTGAGACTATGTTTGATTATCATATGCACAGCGCATTTTCAGCAGATTGTGAAATACCTATGGAAGAGATGGCAAAAGCATCTATAGCCAAAGGACTTACTGAAATCTGTTTTACCGATCACATCGATTATGAATACCCTGATGAAACAATTCATTTCGATTTTGATAAACTAGAATATGCACAAAAAATTATTCAGTTGAATGAACAATTCGATGGACAGCTAACGATAAAAAAAGGTGTAGAAATAGGATTGCAACCGGATTTACTACACCTCTATGAAGAATTAATGGACGAGCATGAATTTGACTTTGTGATTTGTTCACTGCATACAGTCGAAAATAAGTCCCTACATTATCGTGAGTTATTTGAAGACCGTTCAACAGAGGCAGCCTTTGAGACGTATTATAAGGAATTACTATATTGCGTTCAGCATTATAAGCGCTACAGTGTGCTAGGGCATGTAGATCTGATCAAACGTTATACTGATCAGCCGCCAGCCAATCTATTTCATGACTATTTAGAAAAGATCTTCAATACCATTATACCAGAAGGCAAAGGGATTGAACTGAATACTTCCGGAACTCGTTACGGACTATCGCATAATATGCCGAGTGAAGATATTTTACGTTTATATAAGCAATGCGGCGGCGAAATTATTACTTTAGGTTCTGACGCGCACAAAACAAAAGATATTGCACATGAATTCAAAGAATCCCTAGAGTTATATCAGTCGATCGGCTTTAACTATTTAGCAACCTTCACAGAAGGCAAGCCTGAATTCCATAAAATTTCATCATTATGATTCAAATAGAAAAGTGACGAAACTTCAACAGGTTTTCTTCACTTTTTTATTTCAAGCAAGATTTACTTCCTGAAAACCCAAGTTTTCAATAATGCTAAACGTTCACGAATCAATACTTTCGCTTTTACGGATTCAGGTGTCTTTGCCGCCACAATATCAGACTTCCATCCAAGCTGTTTTGCCAGAAACCTTGCCCTAGCCAAGTGATAATCACTGCTAATAATAGTGACACCGGACACTTCCGGAATGATCTTCTGGCTGAATTGTAGATTTTCATATGTAGAAGTGGATTGATCCTCAATAACGAGACGATCTTCCGCAATCCCATGCTCTTTTAGATAATGATACATCGCTTCAGCTTCGCTAATCCCCTCATCTTTTCCTTGTCCGCCTGAAAGCACAAGCTTTACATGTGGATATTGAATTGCATAGTCTACAGCACTTTCTAATCGATAGCGTAAGGATAGTGAAGGAATTTCTCCGTTCACTTTGGCACCCAGAATTATTACATAGTCATAGGATCCATCCGCTTTCATTTGCTGCGCTTGTTTTATTCGCTCCCCTGGTAACATCCAAAACATCCCCAGTCCCGAAATGATCAATACCGCCACTATTGTCATACCCCAAAACTTCTTCATTCAGTCGCCCCTCTTCTATATTCATAAGACGGCATTAAATGAAAAGTAGTTCCAAAAAGAGCAACGAAGCTTTGGGCCTCGCTGCTCTTCACATACAACTTAGGGTGTTTTAACGATTTGCTTTTTATTGACCATACTGTGCACTTCTGTAGGTAGTCCCCAAAGTTTAATGAATCCTACTGCCGCCGCTTGATCAAATTCATCATCAGATGTATACGTTGCTAGTTTCTCATCATATAAGGAATTCGGAGACTTACGACCTTCTACTATGGCATGACCTTTAAAGAGCTTCACACGGACTGTACCGTTAACATATTGTTGTGTGTCCTTAATGAACGCTTCAAGCGACTCACGTAAAGGAGAGAACCAAAGACCGTTGTAAATTAATTCACCAAGTTTTTGTGAAATAATAGGTTTAAAATGCGCTAATTCTTTTACAAGTGTTAAATCTTCTAATTCTTTATGCGCTTTTAATAAAGTAATAGCCCCTGGTGCTTCATAGACTTCACGAGACTTGATACCGACCAACCGATTTTCTACGTGATCGATACGACCGACACCATGTTTGCCAGCCACTTCATTCAACTTTGTGATCAGATCACTTAACAAATATTTTTCTCCATCGATCGTAACAGGAACACCTTGCTCAAAGCCGATTTCGATGATATCCGCTGTATCAGGTGCGTTTTCAATGGATACCGTCAAACCAAAAGCATCTTCTGGTGGTGTTGCCCAAGGATCTTCTAGAATTCCGCATTCATTGGCACGCCCCCATAAGTTTTGGTCCACTGAGTACGGATTATCTAAGTCTATGGGAATTGGAATATTATGTTCTTGTGCATAATGAATCTCTTCTTCACGTGACCAGCTCCATGAACGAACTGGCGCTACAACTTCAAGTGAAGGATCTAGTGACTTGATAGCGACTTCAAATCGTACTTGGTCATTTCCTTTTCCTGTACATCCATGAGCTACAGCAGTTGCTTGTTCCTGATGTGCAATTTCCACCAACTTCTTGGAAATAAGCGGACGGGATAAGGCAGAGACCAAAGGATATTTATTTTCATAATATGTTTGAGCTTGCAATGAAAGAAGGACGAAATCCTGTGCGAATTCTTCACGTGCATCAATAACATAGCTACTAATCGCGCCAACTGTAAGAGCTTTTTCCTTAATGAAGTCGAGATCTTTACCTTCGCCAACATCTAAGCAAACCGCTATTACGCTATATCCTTGATCTGTTAACCATTGAATCGCAACTGATGTGTCTAAACCGCCTGAATAGGCTAAAACGACTTTCTTCTTTTCCATGGGTAAATCCCCCTTCATGCAAGTGCATGTATGTTTATTCAACTTAATGTATTTTTATAATAACATATTTCATTTAAAACACAATAGAAAAGCATAAAAAAACAGACACATTATGTAAAAAAATGTGTCTGTTTTATATCATTTATCGAATTCCGTGCGCGACCATTGCATCTGCTACTCGTAGGAAGCCTGCTACGTTAGCGCCCATTACAAGATTGCCGGGTTTACCGTAATCCACTGCTGCCGTACTACAGTCTTTATAGATATTTTGCATAACTTCTTTCAAATGCATATCCACTTGTTCTTCTGACCAAGATAGACGTTGGCTGTTCTGGGACATCTCCATAGCGGAAACAGCTACACCACCCGCATTGGCAGCTTTTGCTGGTGCGAATAATACATTGTGCTCTTGGAAAATAATAATCGCCTCAATTGTACAAGGCATATTCGCGCCTTCACCAACTGCTTTAACGCCATTTGCGATCAGCATATGAGCTGCAATCTCATCAATTTCATTTTGTGTGGCACATGGAAGTGCAATATCACATGGAATAGACCAAATTTCTGAACAGTCTGCATGATACTCTGCATCAAGATGTTCTTTCGTATATTCCCAAATTCGTTTATTGCCGTATTCTTTAAGTTCTTTGACTAAGTCTAGATCAATACCATTCTTGTCGTAAATATAACCATCAGAGTCACTACATGCTACAACTTTCGCTCCAAGTTGCATAGCTTTTTCCATCGCATATGTGGATACGTTACCTGACCCTGACACTACGACTGTCTGGCCTTCTAACGAAAGATTGTTTTCCTTCAGCATTTCATCTACAAAGTATACTGTACCGTAACCCGTTGCTTCTTTACGACCAAGGCTACCACCATGGTCAGGGTTTTTCCCTGTTAGGATACCTGCTTCATATCCACCTTTAATGCGATTATATTGACCAAATAGATAACCGATTTCACGTTTACCAACACCGATATCCCCTGCTGGTACGTCAATATCGGGTCCAATATGTCTGCTGAGCTCTGTCATGAAGCTTTGTGTGAAACGCATGACCTCACGATCAGACTTACCTTTAGGATCAAAATCAGATCCACCTTTACCCGCACCAATCGGCTGCCCTGTTAAAGCATTTTTGAAGATTTGCTCGAACGCTAGGAATTTCATAATACTATTATTAACAGATGGGTGGAAACGGAGTCCACCTTTGTAAGGGCCAAGATCACTATTAAACTGAACACGGTAACCTCTATTTACCTGTACCCTGCCTTTGTCATCTTCCCAAGCGACCCGGAATGAAATAATTCGCTCCGGCTCTGTAATGCGCTCTAGAATTCCATTTTCCATAAACTCGGGATGCTTAGCAAAGACCGGACGAAGGGAATCAAAGATTTCTCTTGTCGCTTGTAGGAATTCCTTTTCATCTGGATTCCTCTTTTTCACCAACTCATATACATTATGAACGTAATCATTTGCTCGTTTACGATTGTTGTATTCTACTTCATCGACCTTTGTCATTTGCGACCATCCCTTTCCTTAGTTGTTAATTAAAAATTGTCGACTGACCAGTCGCTCACTTATTCACTAGTTATAAATCAAAATAGTGGTCTAAAAAAGATCCAACTCTACTGAATAAATCGAATTTTAATTGTTCAAAATATTTCTTTGTATTCCAATATTATCACTGAAAAGATAGCAAGTTACAAGATTTTTTTGGAAAATCTCTGTTTTCTCTTAACTTTTGTGTCAATTTTATGTATTATATCAAACTTTATTATTTACATTTGACTGAATACGGAGTATTATTAATCTATTCAAACAAACTATGTGAGATCATAAATGTAAGCGCATACACATACTAGTGAGAACAATACGAAAAGAAAGAGGCGAAGCGCCATGACAAAGACATTAGGTACATTTCGATCAATTCTAGGAGCAAATCTACTCCTAATCATGACTTTTGCTTTCCTACCTGCTTTACTCGTAAATCCGGATATGGATATGTTCCAAAGCGCTATGAAAATGTTAAATAACGAATAAGCTCCCATATGACAGAGCCTTTCCTATACTAGGAAGGCTTTTATTTATTGAAATTGAAATTCAAGTTCAGTTACTACATTAAAATTTCAACATCCACTCTATAAATCAAAATAACGAAACTAGTTATTCGTAAGTAGAAGGCGGCTCAAGGAAGATAAGCTCGGCAGGTGAAACAACTAACTAGGAACGAAGTGACTAGTTATTTTCCCGCGAGCCCTTCCGAACGCTATAACTTTATCGCTTTCTAATAGTAAATCGATCTTCTAACAACAGCCAATTCTGCGGGAATGCAAGGCCAAGTTTCCAGTACATAATGCCCCGTAACTTAAACTTTTTAAGCAAATCAAACTTCGCATTGATGCTTCGTGCATCTTCAAACCACACTTCATGTTCGATTCCTTGTTCATCGTAATACGTATAATGTGGCGCCTGAGCCAGTGCGTCGTATTCAATTGCAACATTCTGTTCGATCGCTAGATTAGTCGCCATTCTCGGACTCAGTGCCGTTGCTGCTTTGCTATCTGGTTGACCAAACGGAGCCATCCAGTCATAGCCATACAGATTTTGGCCTAGAAATACTTTTTCTTTCGGAATTTGACTAACGGCATATTCTACTACTTTCGTGACAGGACCAATTGGGCTAACAGCTTGCGGTGCACTATAAGTATATCCCCACTCATACGTCATTAACACTACGAAATCTACAATCTCACCATGAACTTTATAATCATGAGCACCATAAATTCCAGTTGTTACTTCACCAGCCTTTGGTGCAAGTGCAGTGGAAATCGTTAGACCGGCATCATGAATTTGCTTGGTAGCATTGCGTAATAATTCATTATATAATTCTCGATCTTCAGGGAATAATAACTCAAAGTCGAAATGAATATCTTTATAACCAACTTCATTCGCTATTGAAATGGCACTTTGAATCATTCGATTTTGGGCTTCTTTATCGGTGAAAATTACATGCCCTAGCTCTGCACTGAATGTATAGTTTTCTAAGTTGGTCAGCACCAGCATATTTAGAACGCCTGCATTTTTGGCGGTCGTTGGAATATCTGCTATAGCAGGCATTTTGAGGGAACCATCGCGTTGCACTTCATAACTGAACATAGCAAGATACGTCAAACCATCCACACGTTCACGAACTTCGGCTAACATAGCCTGACTGACTGGATTACGCGTTTCTACATATAACAAAGAATCAATCGGTGTTTTCACTTCTTGTGGTATGTAGAGACGCTGTCCAACCATTAGTCTTGCGGCAGGATTAATTGCATTAATTCTTGCCAAGCGAGCGACCGAAAGACCATATCTCTGTGCACTTGTATATAAACTATCTCCAGGTCGTACCCAATAATACGATCCTATAATTGGTATAACAAGCGCTTGTCCCACTGCCAGTCGCGTATCACTTTCCAATTCATTTGCACTTGCTATTTGTTCGTACGGAACACCATATATTTTACCGATTTCATATAAACTCTCACCTTGCGAAACCACATGAATCTGCATGCATTCCCACTACCCTTCTTGAGTTCTATCCTTATGTTATGTTCGCGCGTTACGAACTATGCATAAAGCTTTACAGCATTTTCCTATACATAAGTTTTCGAACACATCACATACTATTCTTGATGTATTAGATGAATGGAGGAGGAAATATATTTGACAAATCAATTCGAAACATCTCAACACATGCAAGGCGGAGCAGTCCCCCCATCAATGAATCACGGCGGACACGAGTTATTTGATGTCAAAGAGGTGTTAAGCGCGACTCTCGGAGCATTGAACCAAGCGATGATTTTACGTCCACATGTCCAAGATCCAGAACTTCTCGATATTCTTGATCGACAATACCGATTCACGCTGGATGAATACAATATCCTTGTGGAAAGTTTTAAGACTGGCAAAGACCCTTCACATCCTACACAAAGCTATCAAATGAAAGCAGGCAGCGATTTCATTTACGGTATGAAAGAAAAAGCACCATCTAAACCGATTCAATCTACAGGTGAAATCACTGATGAAATCATCTCTGGTTTTTTGCTAGGCGCTACAAAAGAAGGCGCTACAGGCAAAACAGCTGCTTCATTAGAAGTATGCAATCCAGTGGTCCGCCGTGTACTTGCAGATTCTGTGCCCAATTGTATAGAAATGGCATACGAATTATCCATTTATCAAAATAAACACCAATATTACCAAGTACCACAATTAAATGATCAGGATATGAATATGTTGCTTAATTCTTTTGCGCCTACACAAGGTCAACCTGCATTACCAAAAAACGTTCAATAAGTCATGGATACAAGCAGATGGTGTTCTTGCCCATCTGCTTTTTTGCTTTTATGCTCGTTATATTTGTATACTATATAGAAGAATACAAATGAAGGAGTGTCTACATGAAAGTTGCGATCTTTGATTTTGACGGTACATTGTACACGAAAGAAACCTTTAAACTACTTATGGAGCAATTAAAGAAGCATCCTAAATACAAGCAGTATTACGGAAAATTCTATCGCTCAATATTACCGTTATATATTCGCTATAAACTCAAAATCCTACCTGAATCCGTAATGAAAGAACGTTCCATGCGTCTTTATCTCCAAGCTTTGGATTCATTGTCGATGACAGAACTACACGAGTATTTTAATGGCATGCATAACGTAATGTTGCCTAACTTCAATGAACAAGTCGTTAAACGGCTCGTCGAACATAAAAAAGATGGATACCACGTCTTGCTCGTCTCTGGTGCTTATACGCCTTTTTTGAAAGCTGTTACAAGTCATCTGACATTCGATCAGATTATTGGCACAGACATCCCTTCAAATGGAGATCAACTAGCGATGGATCGGCCTTTTCTACATATTCAAGGCACACGAAAAAACGAACAAATCGAACATGTTCTACAAGGGGTAACTGTGAATTGGGATAATAGCTTTGCTTATGGTGACAGCATTTCAGATCTTCCAGTCTTAGAACAAGTCGGACATCCTGTAGCAGTTCGTCCAGATGAAAAACTTACGGCCATAGCCAAACAAAGAAACTGGGAAATACTATAAAATAAAACAAACGCGAAGAGCCCTGATTATTTCAGGACTTTTCACGTTAAGTTGATTTTAATGTATTAATATATAAACTGCCATCTGTCTGAATTTCCGCATAAAGCACATGCTCAGGCTTGGAAATCCCCTGTTTTTTTAATTGTTCGGTTAGCCAAGTATCGGTCAATTGAAGTTCTCGCATATTTTTCTCTTCTACTTTCCCGTTAGTAATAATCTCAGTCGGAATATACTTTGGCGGTGGTGATGGGGCCTTGACATCTTTTTTTGTCGCATACTTCTCACCGGTATTCAGCATGACGCTCAAGTTACCATTCGTTTCAAATATCGCGTAATTGACATCCTTTACCGAAAATACCGACTGCTCGCGTAGCATCATATTTAGATCATTGAAACTTAACCGTAATTTACGCATGGAACCTTCTAGAATTTTTCCATTCTGTATGACAATCATCGGTTTATCATCGAGTAATACGCGAAGCTTGATGGATTTGAATGATAAAAAGTTAGCAAGAATTGTTAATACCGCCCATAAAACCATTCCATATAAACCATTTAAGAATGGCGTTTCAGACTCTCCTGCCAAATTGGCTGCAATCGAACCGATTGTTATGCCTGTCACATAATGAAAGAACGTCAATTGAGACACTTGTTTCTTCCCCATGAAACGCGCTAAAATCAACAGCACAATAAATGAAATCACCGTTCGTAAAGTCATTTCCCAAAAAGCTAATTCCCAAAATTCATCTATGTTCACTGCATACACCTCCAGTAGTCGGAGTATGTGCAAACTATAGGAATTTATACAACAATTCTTTTAACTCCAGTTGTAAGGAGTTTTTTGGTAGACATAGTAATTGAGCCAATTGGAGAATAATAAATGGGTATGAGAGCGCCAAGTATTTAAAGGCTCATTTGTCGGGTCATCATTCGGATAATAGTTTTCTGGAACATCAATATCTGCTCCTTTTTCTATATCACGCGTGTATTCATCCCCTAATGTGTGTGCATCGTACTCTAAATGTCCCGTGACCATAATATGCTTTGCATCATTCGAGATTACAATGAATGCACCTGCCTCTTCAGAAGCAGAAAGTAATGTCAATTCGGGATGATTCTTTATTTCTTCTAATGGCACCCCCGTATGACGTGAGTGTGGTGCTACAAATACATCATTGAATCCGCGTGCCAAGTTCACTGTCGGATCGGTAATGTCATGTGAAAATACTCCAAAACATTTCTTCGTCAACTCAAACTTGTCAATTCCGTAATGATGATAAAGTGCCGCTTGTGCACCCCAACAAATATGAAGTACAGACGTTACATTCGTTTTTGTCCACTCCATGATTTCCTCTAACTCTTTCCAATACACTACATCTTCGAATTGTAGAAGTTCGATTGGGGCACCTGTAATGATCATGCCGTCAAAACGACGGTTTTTGACATGTTCAAACGTAGTATAGAAGGTTTCTAGATGATTCTGACTGACGTTTTTTGAAACGTAGGTAGCCGTATTAAGAAATGTAACATTTACTTGTAATGGTGTATTTCCAAGCAATCTAAGCAATTGTAATTCTGTCTTCTCTTTTTCAGGCATCAAGTTTAAAATCAATATGTTAATCGGACGGATATCCTGTGCGGTCGCACGTTCTTCATCCATAATAAAGATTTTCTCTTCTTTCAGTAATTCCCCTGCTGGTAGATGTTTTGGTATGTTAATCGGCATGCTATTTCCCCCTTGAAGATCTATTATTACTATTTCTATACAAAAAGCCCTCATTTCTCTTGGATAAGAAAATGAGGGTTGACCGTTCACCGTTCTTATCTCTCAAGACAACAATCTTGTTGGAGGTAGCACCTTCCTGTTTGCACAGAGGTTGCTGAAGCTTCATCAGGCCAATTCCCTCAGCTTCTCTTGATAAGAAATATTTAATTACTGACTATTATAGCATTAATAATTTAATTGTATAGCAGAATTATCAAATTGTTCTGCGCATTCAAGTTTTGTAAATTGTAGATAGCATATTTTTGTGTATAATAGAAATTACCAACTACATTTCTTCGAGGAGGAGCTTATGAAGTCTTTAGGTATTGTTCGTAAAGTAGATCATCTCGGTAGGATTGTGATTCCAAAAGAACTTCGAAATTCTTTGTCGATTGATAAGGGTGATCCTATCGAAATTTTCGCAGAGGATGATAGGATTATTTTGAGAAAATATCAAGTCAACAGAGCATGTTTCATCACGGGTGAAGTGATGGAAGAAAATAAACAATTGTCAAACGGTCTATTCATTAGTCCACAGGGCGCAAAAATCCTTATGGAGCAATTGAAAGATTTCACAAAATAAAGCACATAACAACTAATGGAGCATGTGGCTCAATAGAAAAGGACTGAAAACAACTTTTATAGTTGTCTTCAGTCCTTTGTTTAGTTATATCCATAATCTCAACTGTGAAAACAGTAAATTATGCCAGGCTATTAATAAACTCTTCGATCTCTTCTTTAGTTTTACGGTTTTTACTAACGAACCGGCCTGTTTCTGTACCTTCGCTGAACGCTATGAAGCTCGGAATACCGAATATATCTAACTGACTGCATAGATCAATGAAATCGTCACGATCAACAGAAACAAATTCATATTCCTCAAATTCCGTTTCCAATGTCGGTAAGAATGGTTCAATCACTCTACAATCCGGACACCAATCTGCAGTGAATAAGAAAATGACTCGTTCTTGTTGTTTAAGTTGCTCAAACTGCTCTAGAGATTCTAAATTTTTCAATTCCAAACACTCCTTTTTACGAATAGTATAAGGTCACTATAGCACGCTTACTAGTACATCTTCTCTCCAGACGACTTATGCCATTTCCATTTACTAAATCCAAATTATGATATATCTTTATGATTAACGCCTAAAACACGAACGTTCACAAATAATTCATTATTTACGTTCGTATTTGACAGTTTTCTGTTTTTTGCAGGAAAGCAATTGACAATAGTTTTTGACGTGTTATGATAAATCTAAATTAATAGTTGATTAACAATTTCGACGAAGAGATACCTTCCTTTAACGAATTTTCCAGAGAGCTGATGCAGTGGTGAAAATCAGCATATTCCAAGGTTGGAGGCACTTCCGAATTGATTGGCTGAAATTCTTTAGTAGGCTGATCCGTCACATGTACGTTACACATGCTGAATGAAGGCTGCTTTTGCAGCAAAACAAGGGTGGTACCGCGTTAGTTTATCGAGCTTTTCGCCCCTTACTTATACGTAAGGGATGGAAGGCTTTTTTATTTTAGCTAAAAGGAGGTAACCCGCAACATACATATACGGTCAATCACACATAGTTTTCACACTAAAAAATCCACTACAAACAATTGAAGGAGAGAATGAATACCATGGCTTTTAAAATACTTATTAGTGACCCACTTAGCGAGGATGGAATTTTCCCACTGCGACAAGCAGAAGGTTTTGAAGTTGTAATGGAGACAAATTTAACACCTGATCAGTTGAAAGAGCGAATCAAAGGCTTTGACGCACTATTAGTTCGTAGTCAGACAACAGTTACTAAAGAATTGTTGGAATCAGCAGATCAACTAAAAATCATCGGTCGCGCAGGTGTAGGTGTCGATAATATCGATTTGGACGCAGCAACTGAAAAAGGAATTATTGTTGTCAACGCTCCAGACGGTAACACGAACTCCGCTGCAGAGCACACAATTGCAATGATGATGTCTATGGCACGTAAAATCCCTCAAGCTTTCAACTCATTAAAAAACAATAAATGGGATAGAAAATCATTCCTAGGTGTGGAATTGAAAAATAAAACTTTAGGGATCATCGGACTTGGCCGTATCGGTGCTGAAGTAGCAAGACGTGCAAGAGGACAGCGTATGAATGTAGTAGCATATGATCCGTTCCTAACTGAAGATATTGCGAAGAAATTAGGTATTGAAATCGGAACAGTAGATGAAGTACTCGAAGTTGCAGACTTCATTACAGTTCATACCCCACTACTTAAAGAGACGCGCAGAATGATCAACAAGGATGCTTTTGCGAAAATGAAAGACGGCGTACAAATCATCAACTGTGCACGCGGTGGAATCATTGACGAAGATGCTCTATATGACGCTA
It encodes the following:
- the metA gene encoding homoserine O-acetyltransferase MetA translates to MPINIPKHLPAGELLKEEKIFIMDEERATAQDIRPINILILNLMPEKEKTELQLLRLLGNTPLQVNVTFLNTATYVSKNVSQNHLETFYTTFEHVKNRRFDGMIITGAPIELLQFEDVVYWKELEEIMEWTKTNVTSVLHICWGAQAALYHHYGIDKFELTKKCFGVFSHDITDPTVNLARGFNDVFVAPHSRHTGVPLEEIKNHPELTLLSASEEAGAFIVISNDAKHIMVTGHLEYDAHTLGDEYTRDIEKGADIDVPENYYPNDDPTNEPLNTWRSHTHLLFSNWLNYYVYQKTPYNWS
- a CDS encoding YetF domain-containing protein, with product MDEFWELAFWEMTLRTVISFIVLLILARFMGKKQVSQLTFFHYVTGITIGSIAANLAGESETPFLNGLYGMVLWAVLTILANFLSFKSIKLRVLLDDKPMIVIQNGKILEGSMRKLRLSFNDLNMMLREQSVFSVKDVNYAIFETNGNLSVMLNTGEKYATKKDVKAPSPPPKYIPTEIITNGKVEEKNMRELQLTDTWLTEQLKKQGISKPEHVLYAEIQTDGSLYINTLKST
- a CDS encoding LysM peptidoglycan-binding domain-containing protein, which produces MQIHVVSQGESLYEIGKIYGVPYEQIASANELESDTRLAVGQALVIPIIGSYYWVRPGDSLYTSAQRYGLSVARLARINAINPAARLMVGQRLYIPQEVKTPIDSLLYVETRNPVSQAMLAEVRERVDGLTYLAMFSYEVQRDGSLKMPAIADIPTTAKNAGVLNMLVLTNLENYTFSAELGHVIFTDKEAQNRMIQSAISIANEVGYKDIHFDFELLFPEDRELYNELLRNATKQIHDAGLTISTALAPKAGEVTTGIYGAHDYKVHGEIVDFVVLMTYEWGYTYSAPQAVSPIGPVTKVVEYAVSQIPKEKVFLGQNLYGYDWMAPFGQPDSKAATALSPRMATNLAIEQNVAIEYDALAQAPHYTYYDEQGIEHEVWFEDARSINAKFDLLKKFKLRGIMYWKLGLAFPQNWLLLEDRFTIRKR
- a CDS encoding histidinol-phosphatase HisJ family protein; protein product: MFDYHMHSAFSADCEIPMEEMAKASIAKGLTEICFTDHIDYEYPDETIHFDFDKLEYAQKIIQLNEQFDGQLTIKKGVEIGLQPDLLHLYEELMDEHEFDFVICSLHTVENKSLHYRELFEDRSTEAAFETYYKELLYCVQHYKRYSVLGHVDLIKRYTDQPPANLFHDYLEKIFNTIIPEGKGIELNTSGTRYGLSHNMPSEDILRLYKQCGGEIITLGSDAHKTKDIAHEFKESLELYQSIGFNYLATFTEGKPEFHKISSL
- a CDS encoding spore coat protein, producing the protein MYLTNQFETSQHMQGGAVPPSMNHGGHELFDVKEVLSATLGALNQAMILRPHVQDPELLDILDRQYRFTLDEYNILVESFKTGKDPSHPTQSYQMKAGSDFIYGMKEKAPSKPIQSTGEITDEIISGFLLGATKEGATGKTAASLEVCNPVVRRVLADSVPNCIEMAYELSIYQNKHQYYQVPQLNDQDMNMLLNSFAPTQGQPALPKNVQ
- the gdhA gene encoding NADP-specific glutamate dehydrogenase — encoded protein: MTKVDEVEYNNRKRANDYVHNVYELVKKRNPDEKEFLQATREIFDSLRPVFAKHPEFMENGILERITEPERIISFRVAWEDDKGRVQVNRGYRVQFNSDLGPYKGGLRFHPSVNNSIMKFLAFEQIFKNALTGQPIGAGKGGSDFDPKGKSDREVMRFTQSFMTELSRHIGPDIDVPAGDIGVGKREIGYLFGQYNRIKGGYEAGILTGKNPDHGGSLGRKEATGYGTVYFVDEMLKENNLSLEGQTVVVSGSGNVSTYAMEKAMQLGAKVVACSDSDGYIYDKNGIDLDLVKELKEYGNKRIWEYTKEHLDAEYHADCSEIWSIPCDIALPCATQNEIDEIAAHMLIANGVKAVGEGANMPCTIEAIIIFQEHNVLFAPAKAANAGGVAVSAMEMSQNSQRLSWSEEQVDMHLKEVMQNIYKDCSTAAVDYGKPGNLVMGANVAGFLRVADAMVAHGIR
- a CDS encoding HAD family hydrolase codes for the protein MKVAIFDFDGTLYTKETFKLLMEQLKKHPKYKQYYGKFYRSILPLYIRYKLKILPESVMKERSMRLYLQALDSLSMTELHEYFNGMHNVMLPNFNEQVVKRLVEHKKDGYHVLLVSGAYTPFLKAVTSHLTFDQIIGTDIPSNGDQLAMDRPFLHIQGTRKNEQIEHVLQGVTVNWDNSFAYGDSISDLPVLEQVGHPVAVRPDEKLTAIAKQRNWEIL
- a CDS encoding argininosuccinate synthase encodes the protein MEKKKVVLAYSGGLDTSVAIQWLTDQGYSVIAVCLDVGEGKDLDFIKEKALTVGAISSYVIDAREEFAQDFVLLSLQAQTYYENKYPLVSALSRPLISKKLVEIAHQEQATAVAHGCTGKGNDQVRFEVAIKSLDPSLEVVAPVRSWSWSREEEIHYAQEHNIPIPIDLDNPYSVDQNLWGRANECGILEDPWATPPEDAFGLTVSIENAPDTADIIEIGFEQGVPVTIDGEKYLLSDLITKLNEVAGKHGVGRIDHVENRLVGIKSREVYEAPGAITLLKAHKELEDLTLVKELAHFKPIISQKLGELIYNGLWFSPLRESLEAFIKDTQQYVNGTVRVKLFKGHAIVEGRKSPNSLYDEKLATYTSDDEFDQAAAVGFIKLWGLPTEVHSMVNKKQIVKTP
- a CDS encoding AbrB/MazE/SpoVT family DNA-binding domain-containing protein, translated to MKSLGIVRKVDHLGRIVIPKELRNSLSIDKGDPIEIFAEDDRIILRKYQVNRACFITGEVMEENKQLSNGLFISPQGAKILMEQLKDFTK
- a CDS encoding thioredoxin family protein; translated protein: MKNLESLEQFEQLKQQERVIFLFTADWCPDCRVIEPFLPTLETEFEEYEFVSVDRDDFIDLCSQLDIFGIPSFIAFSEGTETGRFVSKNRKTKEEIEEFINSLA
- a CDS encoding YdcF family protein, whose protein sequence is MKKFWGMTIVAVLIISGLGMFWMLPGERIKQAQQMKADGSYDYVIILGAKVNGEIPSLSLRYRLESAVDYAIQYPHVKLVLSGGQGKDEGISEAEAMYHYLKEHGIAEDRLVIEDQSTSTYENLQFSQKIIPEVSGVTIISSDYHLARARFLAKQLGWKSDIVAAKTPESVKAKVLIRERLALLKTWVFRK